ATCACCCAGCGTTACCTGGGACACCTTTGTGAACAATAACCTTGCAAACGCAATGTGAATGTTTGTCAACCTTGAAAATTCAGTCTCTGAGGTGGGCCAAATCAAAGTGCCAAAGTGGGCCAAATCAAGTTGCCAAAACCACCTATTTAGATATTGACCAAGCTGAATTTAAGACTCTTTCAGACCGAGTTATTCAGTTAATGCGTAACTATAAAACTGATATTGAAAATGCAGCAAGTTGCAAGAACTATAAGAAGTGACTTGATTTTCTTTTAGATCTTCTAAAAACAACTAATTTTCACTTATTTCAGAGTTTTTTTCTCCGAATTTTGGCTTTTCCTGCAAAAATTGGATAAATTGGCCATCTTGATTTTTTTTATCCTTCTGCGTGTTGGTTCCAGTCTATGTTGATCAAGTTCATTGTGGAGAATTTTCGGTCGTTTAAAGACGAAATCCAGTTCAACCTGATTGCCACCGGCGACGAGGCGCATTCCAACCATGTGTTTCACCTGGAGAACCATCCGAAATCGCCGCTCCTGCGCGTGGCAAGCCTGTACGGCGCGAATGCCGCCGGGAAATCCAATCTGATCCGGGCGGCTGCGTTCGCTCAACAGTTGATCGTTCACGGCACGAAAAGCGGTCAGGCAATTGCGGTCTCTCCGTTCAAATTGAGCCAGTCCACACTCCAGTCTCCAGGTCGCTTTGAGTTTCTCTTTGAATATCGAAATGTCGTTTACCACTATGGGTTTCTGCTCAATGCTCAGCAGATTTGTGAAGAATGGCTGTTTGTGACGCCTGACAAACGTGAAGTGCTTGGCTTTGAACGTGTCACCAACTCACAGATGGAAACCCAGATGAAGTTTGGCGCCACGCGGTTTTGGAAACAATCCAAAAAGCCGTTCTTGAGTTTTGTGGCTCAGGGCACACGTCCCAACCAGCTTTTCTTGACCGAAGCGATTGACCGCAATGTCCCCGAACTCCAACCCGTCATGGACTGGTTCAACAAAGTGCTGACGATTATTCCGGCAGAATCTCGCCTGCTCACGCTCAGTTCATTTGCCAGAGAAGAAAAAACCACGTCTCAGTTTATGGGCGAATTCCTCAGAAGTGTGGATACCGGTATTCACGGCATTGCCGTCGAAGAGCACACCCTCAAAACCGATGAACCCAATTCGTTTCTCCCGGCTGAAGTTCAACAGGAAATCTTGAGTGACCTGGAAGACGAGTCAGTTGCCGTGGTGACACCTGAAGGAAACCAGTTTGAAATCATTCACCGGAGCAATTCCCTTCCAGTTTTGCTGGTTCTTAAAACACAGCACAAAATG
This genomic stretch from Acidobacteriota bacterium harbors:
- a CDS encoding AAA family ATPase; amino-acid sequence: MLIKFIVENFRSFKDEIQFNLIATGDEAHSNHVFHLENHPKSPLLRVASLYGANAAGKSNLIRAAAFAQQLIVHGTKSGQAIAVSPFKLSQSTLQSPGRFEFLFEYRNVVYHYGFLLNAQQICEEWLFVTPDKREVLGFERVTNSQMETQMKFGATRFWKQSKKPFLSFVAQGTRPNQLFLTEAIDRNVPELQPVMDWFNKVLTIIPAESRLLTLSSFAREEKTTSQFMGEFLRSVDTGIHGIAVEEHTLKTDEPNSFLPAEVQQEILSDLEDESVAVVTPEGNQFEIIHRSNSLPVLLVLKTQHKMEDGTLLNFDLSEESEGTQRLMHLLPVLASAQSNEKVFLLDELDRRLHPLLARKFVEAYLSAPGNPKRQLIFTTHDTTLLDLNLLRRDEIWFVEKNEQGQSSLFSLAEFKPRPDLKISTSYLNGRFGAIPIIRPFGKPHA